In Fragaria vesca subsp. vesca linkage group LG5, FraVesHawaii_1.0, whole genome shotgun sequence, the genomic stretch ACATCACCGTTTTAGTCACTTCTTCTCTGATAAGATAAAGGAATGGGTGATCTGCCACGAAATCTATCGGACGAGGAGGTTCTCTAGCACAGTACATCCTTACAACAGCTGCCGTCACAGCAGCAGCTTCTGTGCCTTTTTCATTAACTTCAATGAAGGCTTTGTGGAATATTTGCGAAACATATAAGGGCTCAGGTGAGTCCACCATTTCTGTCAAGCCTCCAGGAGAGAATCCCAAAGTCTCCAGAAGTTTGGAAGCCTCAAAACCACAGGAAATCTTAAACTTTGGGATTAAGAAACGACGTACCGGAACTCTTTCGTTGGGAAGATGGCTATCTATAAACTCGACGTTGGAGCAAAACTGCTCGATCAAAGACGGCAGCCCGTTTCTTGTATTTGGAAGAAAGATGTACATGGAGAATTCTCTCTCATAATCTTGACCTTGTTTGTAGAGAAGCTTCAAGACTTTGAAGCTTTCAAAGGCACGTACGAACTGATCCGACCACTTTGTCATGAAGTGTGCCTTAACTGAGCCCACATTATGGAGAAGGTGAAAGTCAGACACTCTTGTATCTGATGCTTCAAACTCCCTATCCCATTCTCCTTTGAAGTATAAAGCATTTGCAAGGATGAGCCTTGTTGCCGTAGAAACTGAGTCAGGGGGGAGAATGCTTTCGATTAGACCCTTGGTTTCCTTTTTTCCCCAGGAATTCACTTCACGTCGCACTTCCTCTGGTTTGGTCTTGAAATCAACTTGTTTCAAGGCCGCCTTGTAATCAGTGCCCAATACCTAAGATCAAAGATAGACGATATATAAGATATCTATCTGCAACAGAGTGTTAGTAAACATGTCGAATTGGGGTGTAAGAAACTACATACATTTTGGAAGGAAGGCTTGATAGAGAGAGATTGGTCCATCCAAACCCCATTGGCGAATGACAAGAGAGGACCGCCGAGTTTGGATCCATCGGCAAAGACTAGTGAGACGACCCTGGAGGCTAGAGTGTTGAGCTCTTTTATGGACTTGGACTTGAGGAAACTGAGCATCCTTTTTTGGTTGGAACCCTTGGCCCCAGCAGCTATCAGGCTAAGAACCACATGAATGGACAGCGGCGAGAACACAACGTTCTTGTCCTTATTGCCTTTCTCATTCAGAAGCAGTTGCTTTGTGATTTCTAGTGCGACTTTGGTTTGGTCCTGAATGGATTTTCTGAGGGATTCTGATGCTTTGAATGAAGGTCGTGGTTGATATGGGAATCGTGCAGCCATTGCTTCTGTGGAAAATTTTAGATAAACATTACTACTTAAACCTAAAGAACACTCTTGGAGAGAAATATTAAACTAAACTACATAAAACTCATAAACCAATACATGCAACTCCTTAAAATTCATACTTTTTAAAAAAAAAAAAAAAACTAACCTTAAATTACATCGAAAAAACTTTTAGTAACTAAATTACTGCTTCTNNNNNNNNNNNNNNNNNNNNNNNNNNNNNNNNNNNNNNNNNNNNNNNNNNNNNNNNNNNNNNNNNNNNNNNNNNNNNNNNNNNNNNNNNNNNNNNNNNNNNNNNNNNNNNNNNNNNNNNNNNNNNNNNNNNNNNNNNNNNNNNNNNNNNNNNNNNNNNNNNNNNNNNNNNNNNNNNNNNNNNNNNNNNNNNNNNNNNNNNNNNNNNNNNNNNNNNNNNNNNNNNNNNNNNNNNNNNNNNNNNNNNNNNNNNNNNNNNNNNNNNNNNNNNNNNNNNNNNNNNNNNNNNNNNNNNNNNNNNNNNNNNNNNNNNNNNNNNNNNNNNNNNNNNNNNNNNNNNNNNNNNNNNNNNNNNNNNNNNNNNNNNNNNNNNNNNNNNNNNNNNNNNNNNNNNNNNNNNNNNNNNNNNNNNNNNNNNNNNNNNNNNNNNNNNNNNNNNNNNNNNNNNNNNNNNNNNNNNNNNNNNNNNNNNNNNNNNNNNNNNNNNNNNNNNNNNNNNNNNNNNNNNNNNNNNNNNNNNNNNNNNNNNNNNNNNNNNNNNNNNNNNNNNNNNNNNNNNNNNNNNNNNNNNNNNNNNNNNNNNNNNNNNNNNNNNNNNNNNNNNNNNNNNNNNNNNNNNNNNATATAGGATCCGGATTTGCAACCAGCAAAGATTGCTGGTTGGCAAATCCGGATCCCTAATACTGGTATATATATTGATTGTTTTGGTTCTAGATTTCGTTTTAGGGTTTGTCATTTTGGACATGTGGGTGCATGTATACACCCCAACATTTGGGCTAGTTTAGTTTTGCTGTGACTTTAAAAAGAAATTGCTGTTGCTGTTTGGACTGCGAAAATAATCAACTGTGAATTAAAACAGTTTTGTGTTTGACAAATATTAGTTTTAAAAGTGTTGCCAAGATAAAATTTATTAATTTCTAGTATTTTAGTGACCTATAATTTTTTTTAAAAAAGGATAGAAGCTGATTTTTTTTAAAAGCGAAGCTATACCAAACTAGGCCTTAATCAAACTAAAAAGCTGTTAATATAAGGGTTTTTTTTAATGAAAAATGATGAACATTTTCATTGATAAACTCATGTGTAAACCTTACATTCCATTGGTTAATTAACTCTATATATGTAATAAAATAGAACTATATCAAATTTCATACTAAACTAAAAGTCAGAAGTTCATCAATATATATCCACATAAGTTGTGGAAATATAAAACTTATACAAGAAATCCTAACCAAGGATATGGTGTTCTTGTCAAGCCTCCGATGCACAAAGAACCCATTAGCTTATTGTTCACGGACTAGCCTATTTTCTCTAATGACCTTAGCTAGCTAGTCTAGATAGGCAGTGATGTTCACATGGTCACCTAGTGACCAAAGAAATCTTGATAAATCACCCTTAGATGTATTTACCATGATTATGATTTCATTGGTTACTAGGTGACCATATGAACACTACTACTAGGCAGGAGGACATGGATTGCTTATGTATATTTCCTTTTGGTCTTGCTTCCCCATCATTTGAAGCTCTTAAAGTCCCTTTTCTGATGACTGATCCAAACCTCAAATGATTAGTTCATTAACATATATATTGGATCATCTAGAATGCAAAGAATTAATACATTTATGGTTATCCTTTGTCATTTCTTCCTTTCAGGTGTGCTACGGTACAGCCGGGAGCGGAACGAGCTATACTTTTTTACCACAAAGTACAGAATCAAAGGATCCCAATGGGTAGCAACAGGCAAGACAGCGGAGGACATAAGAGGGGCTAACGGTCAGATATTGGGTACCAAAAGGCTGTACCGGCATAAGAACAACTACAAACGGTACAAATGGTATCTGGATGTATACCAAATGCCAGAGCATGACATGACAATGGTTAAGTTTTATGAGAGCAGCCGAGGCGAACACTACAGTCCACCACCTATGACGCAGGAACAATTTCGGCAGTCTGTGGCCTACATCGTTCGGGATACTCTAAGTCGTTTGGGCTACATTCCTAGAAGTTCAATTTTTCCCTTAAATGCGCCACCTCCAACTTCTATGCCATCTGGTACTATATGCAGTCAATATGCTCATCCCTTTTTACCTAAGCATTTTTTTTCTTATGCTACACATTTAGTTACCTTTTGTTTTGTTTAAAGAATTTTCTTTCTTGAACATTTAATGAAAGTGATGATTGGCCCTGGTTCAGCAGCCAGTTCTGGAACTGGCTCAATGATTCCTACTCCTGGAATCTCTCAACAAGCCCAATCTGGGATACAGTCACTTGGTGCAAACAGTAGTTCGGTATCTAATCCGTTGTCACAACAAGCGTCAAGTGCTCGGCAATCTGCACAATCCCAATATGCAAAATTCTGGGAGGTGAGTCTAGTATATCCTCCGTTGGAAACATTTTTCATGTCAAGACAGCGGGGAGATATTTTTTTATTTTTTTAAAAAAGTCTTGACTTCCAGGTACTCTCTATTGTATGTGATTCTCACTTGTTATTGGATATCCAAACACATGCAGGGAAATCTATCTTTCCTGGGGCGGAGAAGTCAACCTGTGTCTATTACTAGATTGGAAGTATGTATCCAGATGCCTCACGAATTTCCCTTTTACAGTAACTTCTGTTTCAATTTACCTTTTATACTTGCATACTAATATGCTATAAGGTTTTCAATTCGCCCCTACCCCTACCCTCCCCCGGTTAATAACTAATAAGTTTTCACATACTAGTTATGAACATACTAAATTACTAATACTAGTATGTTCATACTTTCAACTTGTGTATGGAAATTTAATTTCCAGATACACCCAGATGTCTTATGGTTAATTGCTTTTCAGCGCTTATATATCTGCAAGTTTTTTCATTCCATAAGTAAAGATATATATCACCGACCATCTGCTGGTCATTATATTCACAGAGGCTTTCTCTAATTGTTTGTCAGGGATACAGAAGGGCATCAGCATCTGAGACGTATGTCTGCAGAGCTCTCTACTTTCTTCTAAATACACTAGCTGGCATATAGTTGATGCTTCATCGTTCAAAGTTGCTCTCTTTAACATTTTTTCCATTTAGGAAACAAGGTTTTAGTTTTTCACAGCTCAAAGAATATGTTGTTTACTGAGTTTATACTTCATTTTTGGCACCTATTTTAGAAAGCTATTGGATGAAATGGTGAATGTGTTTTAAGTAACCTCCACTGTTAGAGTTCTGATTCTATGCAATATATATAGTATGCTGGCCCTATATTGAATGTCCTTAATTATGGGAAAGTGCTATATCCATAACATATTTAGGGCATCTTAGCTATATTTTGGTTGACAAATGTCTTGTGCATTGCTCAGGCTTGCAGCAAACTGGCCACCGACATTGCAAATAGTCAGGCTCATACCTCAGGAACCCCTGAATAACAGGTAGTTTTTCATTTAGTAAAAACCTTCCCTCTTTTATTATATATATATATATATCATCCAGTTGAAATGTCTGTCTCTGAGTTTCCCTGATTATCCAGAGTTATTACATTATTTCAGGCGATTGTTGAGACGGGTAGACAAACTAGTATTTTGGTATAATGGATCAGCACGAATTTCTTCGGCAGTTGCAAGAAAAAAAGACTTGTAATCTCTCTCACTCTCTCTCTCTCTCTCTGATAGTTCCTTCTATTACCCCAGTGAACATATTCCAACATGAGTCTTCATGAAACCTTTGAGCTTTTCATTACATCTTGGACCTTTCTTTTTTTACCTGTCCCCCCCCCCCCCTCCTTTTCATTCCTGTTGTGGTTTTTGGGTTCTGGTGCTCATTTATTTGCAGCTTCAGGTCAAACCTAGTCAATGCATTCTATATTATTTGATTAGTTGTTTTTTGTTTTGAAAGGATTAGTCTATTTCTATGAAAATAAGAAACTAATTAAGGATCATTTTTTTTAATATACAAATTGTCCTGAAGCTGGTTTCCACTTTTTCAGTGTGCTGTTATCAAATTGCCGTCTCAGACACTAATGCTATCTGTTGCGGAAAAACCTTTCTGCTTGGTCGGAATACTGTACCCATGGGTAAGATTGTTCTGTACTTATGCCAGTTTATTGCTGCTTTATTCAAAGTAAAATTTTAATTTCCACCACCCTGAGCTCGTAGAGATCCCCAACATAGATGTAAGCTGGGCACCTTCAATATCAAAAGCAACCTGCAAAATGAATAGTAAGCCTGTACTTGCGGGAAGATTTTGTAGGCATCTTCTAATTGCCTGTGTAAGTTGCTTTGGATGCTGAAGGTTCCATGCATAAAATGCAATTTTTATTTGTATTTTGTTCCACTTTAAATGGGGAGGCCTATGGGGTTCTCCAGAATGAGGTTGTGGCACGGCATTGTGACTTCGTCGTAATTTCTTACTAAAGCCAAGTCTACCATCGGTTCAGGATTTGGTTAAGTTAGAGCCAGGTGAAGTTCTGATGCCTCAACATGTGCAACCACAGCTAATAACAACAGCAGCCTCAGCTTCAACAAATGCAGCAACAGCAGCCTCAGCTACCATAGATGCAGCAACAGCAACCGCAGCTACAGCAGCAACAATTGCAACCACAGCTCCAGCAACACAGCTTCAGCAACAACAGCAACCACAACAAGGGTCTAATATGCCCGGAGGATGCTTTATGGGTTAGCAACAGTGTTGCTTGTTAGAAGTAGTAGTAGTAGACTGGCATAAAACTTTATCTATCAAGTTCAGCAAACATGCGCGCTGGTGTACAGTGCCTTGAGAACCTTTAAAGAAGACCATGATTCTATATGATTTATGCACAAACCAAGTGTTGACTACTACTGTAACATCAACATGTAATATTGTCCCATGAATCCAGCTATGATAAAGACTTTAACTCATCTGGTGACATGTTCAGTATTGTTGAAGGCTCCAACTCTCCACTTAGCAGACGGTGGGATAGCACTGCATTGAGTGCTTGATGCTCGTATGTTGCTGTGCTTCCTTTGTGCCTGAAATGCTTGTACATTTAACTCTGTCATGTTGTACGTTTAGGTTCTGGAAGGGTAGAGTCATTGGCGAGGTCACCATGACTAACATAATGAGTTAATATTACAAGGAGATATTATTCATTATTGTAAGCACAAGAATTTGGTGAATTTGATAAATTGCAACATATTTCGAACGATAAAATAACATTGTTCAAATGACTTCTACATGTTCGACAAAAATCTGCAAGCACACTAGTCAACGGACTTGATATTATTCATTTCAACTCAATCAACCTACATAATTAAAGGCTTCATAGAACAATTTCTTAACACAACAAAGAAAGGCTTCATAGAAGAAGTTCTTAACACAACAAACAAAGGCTTCATAGAAGAGGTTCTTAACTGAACCATTAAAAACTAAGCAGCATGAACCGGAAATTGTCCATGAAAGAAAAGAAATTTAAACCATTCCACAGGTACAGCTGAGAAATTTCTTGTGCTAACAATGTTCAATACCACAAACAAGAATATGATTCCCCAGCAGATGGTTTCTTCTATCAATATGCTGCAAGCGTACTCACCATGTCCCTTCGCCATATTCCAATGTCGGACCACCCTGAGTTCCCTTCAGTGATAAACATGAGCTGGCAGACATGACAGTAGTCTGCATTACAAACTAGAAAGTTCTTCATCTCAGAGGCCCTTTCCATGATAGACATGTCAAGTGCAAGCGCTGCATAAGCATAGCCTGGTGCTGGAAGGCCTTCATCCACAATGAGGCAGTGACACAAGTTCAACACTTCCAATTTTTTCGTGTTGTTTAGTAAGTAAACCAAGGCTTCCTTCTCCACCAAGCTGCCCTGAAGACTTAAAACCTTTAAGTTCGGGATATAGGTAGCAATGGTCTTTGCAAATCCGACCACAAAGGGGCAGAAAACTTTGAGCTCAGAGAAATTCTTGCAGTGAGCTCCGATCAACTTCACCATTTCAAACTCAAACAAAGCAAGTGGCATGGTAAATGACTCTAGTTGTGCCCAGTTCTTTATGGACTCTTCAAATCCAGCCAGTGTTAGAAGATTCCTTGGTGGGAGAACAAGTCTTTTCAGTTCCGAGATTCTGCAAGAAAGATGGCATCAAATGTGTCTTTCCATTGATAGGCCAAATGTATGCATTACGTACATAAGCTAGCTGATACATTAATGTAGACCAAAGCTGTGCATGGAGTTATGTATCAATGCCATAAAAACCACTTTTAGTACAGTTTTGGTAAGTAGAAACTAAGACGCACCTCTGAGAAGCATGGATCAGCTGCTCATCTGTTATGGGGGATGTAGAAATTGAATATCAGGCTAGATATCTTTCCCCGGCTAAGATTTAATGCAGTATTCAAGAATCTCGTAACTTTGTTACTGTGCTCCTCATTGCTTAAGTTATGTACTTCTTGCTCAGTAACAATGAGATTCGGGGCCAGCACACTCATATTTATGGATTCCCACAGGCAGGGTTCATGACATACAGAATGCCATGTGCTACAAACAACAGAAACACTACCAACCAAATCCATGACATTAAGAGCCGTGAAGATCTTGAGCAGTATGCCTTGTTCCATTTCAGCCCAGTTTCTGTGTTTTGATTTCGAGTTGAGCATTGTATTTGAATAGATTGTACCTGCAACCATCAATGTCAAAATCAGGTGACAAAGTTATGCATGATCAAAGAGAATTGGAACCTAGCTAAATTTGTTCTTCTCTAATTCTCACTGAGAATTTCCAAGTAATTATGCTGTTAGTAATAGGGTCTTTTTGAATATGAAATCTGGCAGATGAAACTGTTCAAAGACAGAAGGCTCAAAGAATATAAAAACTTGTCGAATAGGCATTGAACTCGACAAGGTATCCAAAGCTCAAACCTAACTAGGTAACCAGAATTTAAACTTAGCAGTTTCTTGGAATGTGACCTCCCAAACAACAACATCATTGCTAAGTAGAGGAGCAACATTTATAAGAAGGGTGGCACACACAGAAGAACATATATATAATTCGTTAGCATGAAAAAAGATTAATAATTATTGCAGAATGGAAACGTTATAAGTTACATATACGAAATTCAGAATATACTATACTTGTCAATTAATGAAGCTTCGCGAAACTACTATTGTTAGCGAAGCTTCGAGAACATTCTAAATAATTCTAGAAAGAGTACGTTGGATATCAAAAGAATAAAGTCTTAAGATGTGCATATTGTGTCTGTCAGCATATAACCTGCAAGATCGGATGCTGACTCCATGGTGATTAATTTCAGACTCGATTGCTTCCTGACATGGGAAAACAGATACATTACTCGATATTAATAAACTACATGTACCGGTCAGAGTGTCAAATATTCTCATTGAATTCGCTGACATCAAAAGCAGTATATAATATATCTGATAAACATTTAAATCAATTCTGAATGATCCAGTCTAGATTCATATATATAATTTCTTTCAGCAAATACGCCGAGACAAAACGTGACACTCATGTGAAATGAAGCATCTTTAACGACTTAAAACTTCAGCCTCTCTCTTTTTCTTTTTTCTTCCTTTACTTCAGTAGTTCAGTTGAAGTAAACCTTAAACAATTCAAGCTTGTACTGATATGCAACCTTTAAAAGATGAAAATTTATTTCTTTTCAACTCTCACTCCCTGATCAGATTTTCTTTACCAAACAGGAGATTCAAAATCCAACATTTTTATTTGTTAGTGAAAGCTTTACCAAAAGAAAAATTAAAGAACAAAGGATAACAGATTCTCATAAATCGATCAATTCAGATCAAGCTAATCCCTGATTAGATTATCTTTACCGAACAGGAGATTCAAAATCTAACATCTTTATTTTTTATTTTTTTTTGAACGAAGGCTTTACAAAGAGATCTTCCAAATTGTAATCGATCCATTATCAGAAAAATAAAAACAGATTAAGAAAATCAATTCAGATCCAGCTAATCCAAACATGCATGCATATAACTGTATATACAAACACAACTATATATGAGTAATATGACATGCCAAAATAAAGAATAATACAAAACAGAAGCGTACAGTTGATTCAGAAATCAAAGAAGCAATTAGTAAATCCAAGTAGCTGAAATTACTTCTTTGAGCTTGAATCTCAGGGTTTGAAGAAAACAGAAAGGATAGACTCTCAGATTTCAGCTTCACCTTCTCACACTGCTACTTGAATTGGTGCTCTCTTTCTTCCCTTGCCCTTTGTTTCACTCTTATTGAAATGCGAGACACTTGGCTTTGAAAGTTTCGAAAAAAACCAGCTATCCTTCATGTGGTAAAACACAGGTTGTTAAGAAGGAACCAATGGGATTGTAACTATTGAGTCAGCAATTGAGAGTTTGTTCTGTCATCTCTGGCTGAAAATTAAAAGGAATCTGTTTTCATTTGTAACTGAAATGATGCCAAGCTTGCTTCCATATATATACTTGCTTACCCTAATTAATGAATCATTGACAGAAAGAAAGAGGAAACAATTCCTCTTGAATATCTGTATGAACATTTTCAGCCAAGATGGTTCATATTGCTGACTTTTCTGCAATTGAAGTGTATTGAATGTGTTTGGAGACGTTTTGTTTCCTACTCACTGCCTTGTGATTTTTTCTTTTCTGTACTTGCATAGAAGATATATTTGGTAGAGATGGTTATTTTCCTTAACAGGATTTTCCTCTCTACATCCAGTTCATTGTTTATAAATCGTGTCTCGTTCATATCTTCTGAGTTAGAAAAATAAGGCTGCATTCTCTGTATTTGCAGAACACATCTGCCACCTTATGAACTCAGAATGTCATAATACTTGAGTCTGATGCTAGAAAAACCAAATGGACTCCTTATACAATACTAGACCTTAGGAAATTGACATTGTCTATGAAGACAAAGTTTAAAATGGAGCATGTCCAACAGCTACAGCTCAGAAATTATTCTTTCTAACAAAGTTCAAGTTGTTGAACCATAACAAGCCTTATCGTTCAAGTTGTTCTTTCCAAGATCAATGAGCCAGCGAGCTCACCTCATCCATTCTCCAAACTCGTTCTTCATATCTGCACCGTATCAGCACTCTATTCAAGCTTAACTGAAGTCTGCAAGTGTTGCAGTAGAGTCTGCTACGACAGTAAATAAATCTCTCCAGCCTTGATGCTGGTTCAGTGACCTGCAGATCAAGTTCACGGAGTACTACCATGCGGCGATCTAGTGTAGGAGAGTGATTCACAATGTATGAGTGAGATAAATTGAGCACTTGCAAATGCTTCATTTCTTTCAATATGTGAAGTACAGCTCCTTTGTCAGCGCACCTAAGGCTCAAGACCTTCAAGTTTGGTAGGTAGGCAGCAACTGCTTCTGCGTGGTTCTCATAAAAATTACACATCAGTTTCATCGCAGAGAATTTTTTACAGTGCTTACCAATCACTTCCATGATTTCCACAGGAAAGTTGCATGGAATGGTAAGTGACTCAAGTTCTGGCCAGTTCTTCAAAGCAGCTTCAAATCGAGCCACTTTTAATACTCTGTACTGTGCTGGTAGGACTAGTCTTTTTAGTTTCGGCATACTGCAATGAAGAGATGTATCAGTATATGAATCCCTTCAAATAGAAACAAATTAACCCTTCTTAGCACTGTTTGGGAGGTAAACAAATAATACCTTTTAGAAACATGGATCAAGTAATGATCCCTCATGTGAAAGTAGTAGTTAAATATCAAACAAGATACATCGCCACCACGTCTGAAAATAGCATTCATGGTTCCCATAGCAATATGGTCTGACCAAGTTTGAAGAACGATTAAAGAGTCCACCTTAGTTAAGTCTATATTCTTCCAAAGTTCTGTATCAGAAGAGGCTTCCCTCCAAGAGCGGCAAACACTGCCGCAGCGAATAACATCCACGATGCTTAAGCTCATGAATAAATGTAAAGTGAGATCTTTCCCCATATCTCCCCAATTGCAAAAGTTGAATTTCTTGTTCATCTTTGTAACAAAGAGATTATTTTCCTGAAACCATCATAGATCAATCCAGGTACTGTGTACCAGTATAAAAATCTAGATCAAGCATTAAATGATCCATTAGAAACATTAGACTACATCTGCTTAACTACAACAATTAAGTCCAGGAAACAACATCAGGTAGACTGCAGAAGCATACAGAAAGGTTATCAAAATCATTAAAAAAGGGCAGTAGTTCAGGTACCTAATTTTATGAAAGAAGAAAATATTAATAGAAATAGAATAATAACACTGACGTTACATAAAGATTCCAGGAAAAATCTAAACTTTCCAGAAAGAGAAACTTTTCTTGCTCAAAACCAAGAAGGTAATATGCACTTATGCAGTACAAAACCATGGCAATCCATAAACGAAAACTTTTCAGTTTTATGGCAATAAAGCTTCAAAAGTATACTAGATCTAATGTTCACTACTCATTACTTAAACACAAAAGTCCATAACGGAAACTTTATTCAGGTATGTGACAGTGAAGCTTTGATAGCACACTGGAAATATCAACGAAGGTTCGAGAACATATCTATTGTCAACGAAGATTCGAGAACATTCTAAATGATTCGACAGAGTATAGCATTTTTTTTTTTAATAAAAAGAACACATTTGCATTGTATTAGATGTCACAATCTTTTAGGAACTTCCGGCTAGATATTTCTTCACAACTTAACTACTAATTTCAACTCTGCTGTCCTGATAAGATAAAGAATGCCATTCTTCATTATCAGTAATATATAATCAGACGATAGTACCAGACCTAGGGACCAGAATAATCTCAATGAAGTCACTCGTATAGAAATTAGAAAGCATTCCATTCGGAATCTAAGGATCCTTAG encodes the following:
- the LOC101302659 gene encoding F-box/LRR-repeat protein At3g48880-like; protein product: MEQGILLKIFTALNVMDLVGSVSVVCSTWHSVCHEPCLWESINMSVLAPNLIVTEQEVHNLSNEEHNEQLIHASQRISELKRLVLPPRNLLTLAGFEESIKNWAQLESFTMPLALFEFEMVKLIGAHCKNFSELKVFCPFVVGFAKTIATYIPNLKVLSLQGSLVEKEALVYLLNNTKKLEVLNLCHCLIVDEGLPAPGYAYAALALDMSIMERASEMKNFLVCNADYCHVCQLMFITEGNSGWSDIGIWRRDMVLKALCVAGAVVAIVAAVAAVAVAASMVAEAAVAAFVEAEAAVVISCGCTC
- the LOC101302944 gene encoding F-box/LRR-repeat protein At3g48880-like gives rise to the protein MNKKFNFCNWGDMGKDLTLHLFMSLSIVDVIRCGSVCRSWREASSDTELWKNIDLTKVDSLIVLQTWSDHIAMGTMNAIFRRGGDVSCLIFNYYFHMRDHYLIHVSKSMPKLKRLVLPAQYRVLKVARFEAALKNWPELESLTIPCNFPVEIMEVIGKHCKKFSAMKLMCNFYENHAEAVAAYLPNLKVLSLRCADKGAVLHILKEMKHLQVLNLSHSYIVNHSPTLDRRMVVLRELDLQVTEPASRLERFIYCRSRLYCNTCRLQLSLNRVLIRCRYEERVWRMDEVSSLAH
- the LOC101302364 gene encoding serpin-ZX-like, whose translation is MAARFPYQPRPSFKASESLRKSIQDQTKVALEITKQLLLNEKGNKDKNVVFSPLSIHVVLSLIAAGAKGSNQKRMLSFLKSKSIKELNTLASRVVSLVFADGSKLGGPLLSFANGVWMDQSLSIKPSFQNVLGTDYKAALKQVDFKTKPEEVRREVNSWGKKETKGLIESILPPDSVSTATRLILANALYFKGEWDREFEASDTRVSDFHLLHNVGSVKAHFMTKWSDQFVRAFESFKVLKLLYKQGQDYEREFSMYIFLPNTRNGLPSLIEQFCSNVEFIDSHLPNERVPVRRFLIPKFKISCGFEASKLLETLGFSPGGLTEMVDSPEPLYVSQIFHKAFIEVNEKGTEAAAVTAAVVRMYCAREPPRPIDFVADHPFLYLIREEVTKTVMFVGQVLNPIED